From a region of the Synechococcus sp. PCC 7502 genome:
- a CDS encoding aminotransferase class I/II-fold pyridoxal phosphate-dependent enzyme, translated as MNHQQAPILEAIAKYLAIDHAPFYMPGHKRGVGIDPDFIAMMGTNLFRLDLPELPGLDEPIYEAEVLAANAYGSNRTWFLVNGSTSGIAAMMLAVAGIGDKILIGRNCHKAAIAGLVLCGATPIYVETDYNSDFDLDCGISPHSLQTALENNPDAKAVLLVSPNYFGICGDLEKLVEIAHSFNVPILIDGAHGGHLRFHPDLPMDAVTAGADVVVQSIHKMGSSLTQTAMLHIQSKRVNSDRLDQAVQMLQTTSPNILLLASLDVARRQMVLHGQELLDQTMALSNWGRSQINQIPHLYCLDYQAQILHLDPTRLTVMVNQLRKTGFDMDEMLVRDFDVVAEMPTLSQLVFAVSIGNTVADVQKLVQAFQSLANQEKCHNISMPIIPKLPKLHQKLTPRSAFFSPSQSIPLVNAAGHISTETISPYPPGIPIICPGEEITTEIIDFLQLIKNAGGVINGCSDRTLETIKVVI; from the coding sequence GTGAATCATCAGCAAGCCCCGATTTTAGAAGCGATCGCCAAGTATTTAGCCATCGATCACGCTCCTTTTTATATGCCTGGTCATAAGCGAGGGGTAGGGATTGATCCAGACTTTATAGCAATGATGGGTACAAATCTCTTTCGCTTAGACTTACCAGAATTACCCGGATTAGATGAACCAATCTATGAAGCTGAAGTCCTTGCCGCCAATGCCTATGGAAGCAACCGCACATGGTTTTTAGTGAATGGTTCTACCTCTGGAATTGCCGCCATGATGTTAGCTGTAGCGGGGATCGGAGACAAAATTTTAATCGGGAGGAATTGCCATAAAGCGGCGATCGCTGGACTGGTTTTATGTGGAGCTACCCCAATTTATGTAGAAACTGATTACAATTCCGATTTTGATTTAGATTGTGGCATTAGTCCGCATAGTTTGCAAACAGCCCTAGAAAATAATCCTGATGCAAAGGCAGTACTTTTAGTTAGTCCCAATTACTTTGGTATCTGTGGTGATCTGGAAAAATTAGTAGAGATCGCTCACTCTTTCAATGTTCCAATTTTAATCGATGGGGCGCATGGTGGACATTTACGCTTTCATCCCGATTTACCAATGGATGCTGTAACCGCAGGGGCAGATGTGGTAGTGCAGTCAATTCACAAAATGGGATCAAGCCTAACTCAAACAGCAATGTTACATATTCAGAGTAAAAGAGTTAATAGCGATCGCCTCGATCAAGCCGTACAAATGCTCCAAACCACAAGTCCCAATATTTTACTCTTAGCTTCTTTGGATGTGGCACGACGACAAATGGTATTACATGGACAGGAATTATTAGATCAAACTATGGCTTTAAGTAATTGGGGGCGATCGCAAATCAATCAAATTCCTCACTTATATTGCTTAGATTACCAAGCTCAAATTCTCCACCTTGATCCCACGAGACTAACGGTAATGGTCAATCAATTGAGAAAAACTGGCTTTGATATGGATGAAATGTTAGTGCGAGATTTCGATGTGGTTGCGGAGATGCCGACCCTCAGCCAATTAGTTTTTGCGGTTTCCATTGGTAATACTGTCGCAGATGTACAGAAGTTAGTTCAAGCCTTTCAGAGTTTGGCAAATCAGGAAAAATGCCATAATATTTCTATGCCAATCATTCCTAAACTGCCTAAACTCCATCAAAAATTAACCCCAAGATCGGCATTTTTTAGTCCTAGTCAGTCAATTCCCCTTGTCAATGCGGCAGGACATATATCCACAGAAACGATCTCACCCTATCCACCGGGAATTCCCATAATTTGCCCTGGGGAAGAAATTACAACCGAAATTATAGATTTTTTGCAATTAATTAAAAATGCTGGTGGGGTAATTAATGGCTGTAGCGATCGCACCCTAGAGACCATTAAAGTCGTAATCTAG
- a CDS encoding DUF6761 family protein: MINDTATIRNYQKITDSLVDMWDRGYRTDELRLFLDGYLAALRTMNALEPHLIHRLEEEAARFLYDASNFSSPYQVEYELELER; this comes from the coding sequence ATGATTAACGACACAGCTACTATTCGCAATTATCAAAAGATTACCGACTCCCTTGTCGATATGTGGGACAGGGGGTATCGTACAGATGAGTTGCGTTTGTTTCTTGATGGTTATTTGGCAGCATTACGCACCATGAATGCCCTAGAGCCGCACCTAATTCACCGCCTCGAAGAAGAAGCTGCTAGGTTTTTATACGATGCCTCTAATTTTAGCTCCCCCTATCAAGTGGAGTACGAGTTGGAACTGGAACGTTAG
- a CDS encoding lipopolysaccharide assembly protein LapA domain-containing protein translates to MILTFTYFLLSILLLGVSIFATQNQQIITLKFLNLESINLPLGLVLIFSAGLGTIVTTILQLNNRQANRQVANSIKNNSENSNSYQPSYQSNYKGNTQTRKPQTSKPPVKDKIADFDDDFDDDWD, encoded by the coding sequence ATGATTCTTACATTCACATATTTTTTATTAAGTATTCTGCTGTTAGGAGTAAGTATTTTTGCTACCCAAAATCAACAGATTATTACTCTAAAATTTCTGAACCTAGAATCTATTAATTTACCTTTGGGTTTAGTGTTGATATTTAGTGCAGGATTGGGAACTATAGTAACAACAATTCTTCAACTTAATAATCGTCAAGCTAATCGTCAGGTCGCTAATTCTATCAAGAACAATTCTGAAAATTCCAATAGTTATCAGCCTAGCTATCAAAGTAACTATAAAGGTAATACTCAAACTAGGAAACCTCAAACCTCAAAACCACCTGTAAAAGATAAAATTGCCGACTTTGATGATGACTTTGATGATGATTGGGATTAA
- the grpE gene encoding nucleotide exchange factor GrpE, with the protein MIGEDSKPQENEIIEELRDDEDLDLESFGEQLTDDLLEASDSAPSKDKSQDQATTDSSQISDLIAQILALKQQAEEKEGQYKRLFADFDNFRKRTEREKEEEEAKISAKILKKILPVVDDFERAQLQLKPKTDGETSIHNSYQSVYKQLVKSLKEAGVTKMRPLHEQFDPNFHEAIAQETTNEYEEGTVIDELRSGYLLGERILRHALVRVSTPLTEDSITEKDSDHISSEN; encoded by the coding sequence ATGATTGGTGAAGATAGCAAGCCTCAAGAAAATGAAATTATAGAAGAGCTTCGGGATGATGAAGACCTTGATCTAGAATCTTTTGGAGAACAATTAACAGACGATCTCTTAGAAGCTTCTGATTCAGCCCCAAGCAAAGATAAATCTCAAGATCAGGCAACCACAGATTCCAGCCAAATTTCAGATTTAATCGCCCAAATTCTCGCCCTAAAGCAACAAGCTGAGGAAAAGGAAGGGCAGTATAAGCGTTTGTTTGCTGATTTTGATAACTTCCGCAAACGTACAGAGCGAGAAAAGGAAGAAGAAGAAGCTAAAATCAGTGCTAAAATTCTCAAAAAAATTCTGCCTGTAGTTGATGATTTTGAGCGGGCACAGTTGCAACTTAAGCCTAAAACCGATGGTGAAACCTCAATCCATAATAGCTATCAATCCGTGTATAAGCAGCTAGTAAAGAGCTTAAAAGAAGCTGGTGTCACTAAAATGCGTCCCTTACATGAGCAGTTTGATCCTAATTTCCATGAAGCGATCGCCCAAGAGACAACTAACGAGTATGAAGAAGGCACAGTTATAGACGAATTGCGATCGGGTTACCTATTAGGAGAAAGAATTTTGCGTCATGCTTTAGTTAGGGTATCAACCCCTTTAACCGAAGATTCGATCACAGAGAAAGACTCCGATCATATATCATCTGAAAATTAA
- the glnT gene encoding type III glutamate--ammonia ligase, with protein MSEILTPELQALKTSLASQGVKYALASFVDIHGMCKAKSVPLSHFDQMMAGSELFTGAALDGVPQDVSDEEVATYPDPNSATILPWNSEIAWFASDLYLEGKPFEACSRGILKRVLAEAASMGFTFNLGIETEFFLLKEDENGKPVPVSDRDTLAKPCYDLPGLLDNFAWVTEIVEAMNQMGWDVYSFDHEDGNGQFETDFAYCDALKMADRFTFFRLMVKEIARKHGFFATFMPKPFANRTGSGAHFNMSLADIQTGENLFYDPSDRRGCKLSTLGYQFIAGVLRHASAICAVIAPTVNSYKRLIARGSMSGFTWAPVYVCYGNNNRTNMLRIPLAGGRVECRAADISTNPYLGAAMILAAGLEGIRENLDPGEPHTENMYKKSLEELSDMGIQFLPRNLSEAITAFASDRLSEKVMGSLMYNSYINFKSQEWEEYHTHVSDWEIQRYLKFF; from the coding sequence ATGTCTGAGATTTTAACACCTGAACTTCAAGCCCTCAAAACCTCTCTTGCATCCCAAGGCGTAAAATATGCCCTTGCTAGCTTTGTTGATATTCATGGTATGTGTAAAGCTAAGTCAGTTCCCCTAAGTCATTTTGACCAAATGATGGCTGGCTCCGAGCTATTTACAGGTGCCGCCCTAGATGGAGTTCCCCAAGATGTCAGTGATGAGGAGGTTGCCACCTACCCTGATCCTAATTCCGCCACAATCTTGCCTTGGAATTCTGAAATTGCTTGGTTTGCCAGTGATTTATATCTGGAGGGTAAGCCCTTTGAGGCATGTAGTCGGGGGATTCTCAAGCGAGTTTTAGCTGAAGCTGCCAGTATGGGTTTTACCTTTAATCTGGGAATCGAAACTGAATTTTTTCTCCTCAAAGAAGACGAAAATGGTAAACCAGTTCCAGTTAGCGATCGCGATACCCTAGCCAAGCCCTGTTATGATCTGCCCGGATTATTAGATAACTTCGCTTGGGTAACAGAGATTGTCGAAGCAATGAATCAGATGGGATGGGATGTTTATTCCTTTGATCACGAAGACGGCAATGGTCAATTTGAAACCGACTTTGCCTACTGTGATGCTCTAAAAATGGCTGATCGGTTCACCTTCTTTCGCTTAATGGTAAAGGAAATTGCCCGCAAGCACGGCTTTTTTGCGACATTTATGCCTAAGCCCTTTGCCAATCGTACTGGGAGTGGTGCCCACTTTAATATGTCCCTAGCGGATATCCAAACGGGAGAGAATTTATTTTATGATCCTAGCGATCGCCGAGGTTGTAAGCTTTCTACCCTAGGCTATCAGTTCATCGCTGGAGTGCTAAGACATGCCTCAGCTATCTGTGCGGTAATTGCTCCAACCGTAAATAGTTACAAGCGCTTAATTGCTAGAGGCAGTATGTCGGGCTTTACTTGGGCTCCAGTTTATGTGTGTTACGGCAATAATAATCGTACTAATATGCTTAGGATTCCCTTGGCTGGTGGCAGAGTGGAATGTCGGGCTGCGGATATTTCTACTAATCCTTACCTAGGGGCAGCAATGATTCTAGCCGCAGGATTAGAAGGGATTCGTGAAAATCTTGATCCAGGAGAACCCCATACGGAAAATATGTATAAAAAATCCCTAGAGGAACTATCTGATATGGGAATTCAGTTTTTACCTCGAAATCTTAGTGAAGCAATCACGGCATTTGCT
- a CDS encoding ABC transporter substrate-binding protein → MIKFSAWIRWITLGFVSLFLAVACTQQPNATAPNATAPTSSSEPLVSATNNWVGYSGHHVAVAKDFFTQAGLKVQDLFFQSASEEITAFLAGKVDIAWVTSGDAIQMVEKDPSIKMIYLIDYSNGSDGILGRNINSPADAKGKTIARENILFERVLLQAYLKKAGLTEKDASVKDIAAADAATAFASKQVDIAVTYEPYLTKAAAQGGGKVIFSTKDTNLIADVIAVKEKLIQTRKADLEAYFKAVDKAVKLLDARDPEALKISADKLGVSSDEVKSQLEGVKLFDLDGNKTVGFNKDNPNSLIGNLDLTAKAAYEFKIVSKPLAVESLYDDSIAKAS, encoded by the coding sequence ATGATCAAATTTTCTGCTTGGATACGCTGGATTACCCTAGGATTTGTCTCTCTATTTTTAGCTGTTGCCTGCACTCAACAACCTAATGCCACTGCCCCTAATGCTACTGCGCCGACCTCTTCATCTGAGCCTTTAGTCTCCGCCACGAATAATTGGGTTGGTTATTCTGGACATCATGTGGCTGTTGCCAAGGACTTTTTTACTCAAGCTGGTTTAAAAGTGCAAGACTTGTTTTTTCAGAGTGCTAGCGAAGAAATCACAGCTTTTTTGGCAGGTAAGGTTGACATTGCTTGGGTCACATCTGGAGATGCCATTCAAATGGTAGAGAAAGACCCGTCGATTAAAATGATTTATCTAATAGATTACTCCAATGGCTCTGATGGCATTCTTGGGCGTAATATTAATTCCCCAGCCGATGCTAAGGGAAAAACTATTGCTCGGGAAAATATTTTGTTTGAAAGAGTGCTTTTACAGGCTTATCTCAAGAAAGCTGGTTTAACTGAAAAAGATGCAAGCGTGAAAGATATTGCTGCTGCGGATGCTGCCACTGCCTTTGCTTCTAAACAAGTAGATATAGCTGTAACCTATGAACCCTATTTAACTAAGGCGGCTGCCCAGGGTGGAGGTAAGGTTATATTCTCAACTAAGGATACTAACCTCATTGCTGATGTGATTGCCGTAAAAGAAAAACTAATTCAAACCCGTAAGGCAGATCTAGAAGCTTATTTCAAAGCTGTAGATAAAGCAGTGAAGTTACTGGATGCTAGAGACCCCGAAGCATTAAAAATATCTGCAGACAAGTTAGGTGTTTCCTCGGATGAAGTAAAATCTCAACTTGAAGGGGTAAAGCTATTTGACCTTGATGGGAATAAAACCGTTGGCTTCAATAAGGATAATCCCAATAGTTTAATTGGTAACCTTGATCTGACGGCAAAGGCAGCATACGAGTTTAAAATTGTCTCCAAACCCCTAGCTGTAGAATCACTATACGATGATTCAATCGCCAAAGCTTCTTAG
- a CDS encoding MBL fold metallo-hydrolase — protein MGSKAVCESWFSTERISDNLYLITEPHYYWYNRANLWLIKGRTQDILIDTGLGVSSLRQYIASLIDKPLLAIASHIHFDHAGGMYEFDHRAIHAAEAKALACGDNYEALCDPTQGWVHLDHFELLPHAEFTVEQYNLKAAEPTRILEEGDVLDLGDRSLEVLHLPGHSSGCIGLYDKRSQELYSGDVIYDGELLDELHCSHIPTYISTYERLQKLPIDRVYPGHYSMFGQERYQQIIQEYLDRRRLPCCPSDRVGFLPKTP, from the coding sequence ATGGGCAGTAAAGCGGTTTGTGAAAGTTGGTTTTCAACCGAGCGTATTAGCGATAATCTCTACTTAATCACTGAGCCTCATTATTATTGGTATAACCGTGCCAATCTTTGGTTAATTAAAGGTCGTACCCAAGATATTCTGATTGATACTGGATTAGGGGTTTCTAGTCTGCGTCAGTATATTGCCTCTTTAATTGATAAACCACTATTAGCGATCGCTTCCCATATTCACTTTGATCATGCGGGTGGTATGTATGAATTTGATCATCGTGCCATCCATGCTGCTGAGGCTAAGGCATTAGCTTGTGGTGATAACTATGAAGCACTATGCGATCCCACTCAAGGTTGGGTTCATCTTGATCACTTTGAATTATTACCCCATGCTGAATTTACCGTAGAGCAGTACAACCTTAAAGCCGCAGAACCAACTCGAATTTTAGAGGAAGGTGATGTATTAGACCTAGGCGATCGCAGTTTAGAAGTCCTACATTTACCCGGACACTCATCTGGTTGTATTGGCTTATATGACAAGCGATCGCAGGAGCTATATTCAGGGGATGTGATCTATGATGGCGAACTTTTAGATGAACTCCATTGCAGTCATATTCCCACCTACATTTCCACCTATGAACGGTTGCAAAAATTACCCATAGATCGAGTTTATCCGGGGCATTACAGTATGTTTGGACAAGAGCGATACCAGCAAATTATTCAAGAATACCTAGATCGGCGCCGACTGCCCTGTTGTCCCTCTGATCGAGTGGGCTTCCTCCCTAAAACACCATAG
- the rsmG gene encoding 16S rRNA (guanine(527)-N(7))-methyltransferase RsmG: MFAEYSPYWQKTLNWELNQDQDISFQKVYDLVIEGNKTQNLTRIVTPPDFWEKHIWDSLRGVLPIWRQQNLKVIDIGTGAGFPGIPVAIAHPTWQLTLLDSTLKKTAFIDHVCEVMSLSNVKSLTGRAEQLHHLSSHRQNYDAVLVRAVGNADLCTQYSIPFLKKGGVIILYRGQWSGAEQISLEHTCKSLRAKITYLDQFLTPLSLSMRNCIHISLI; the protein is encoded by the coding sequence ATGTTTGCAGAATACTCACCCTACTGGCAAAAAACCCTAAACTGGGAGCTGAACCAAGATCAGGACATAAGTTTCCAAAAAGTCTATGACTTGGTAATAGAAGGAAATAAAACTCAAAACCTAACTCGAATTGTTACACCGCCCGATTTCTGGGAAAAGCATATCTGGGATTCACTGCGCGGAGTTTTACCTATTTGGAGACAGCAAAATCTTAAGGTCATTGATATTGGCACGGGGGCTGGATTTCCGGGTATTCCAGTAGCGATCGCCCATCCCACTTGGCAACTAACTCTCCTTGATAGCACCCTCAAAAAGACAGCCTTTATTGATCATGTCTGCGAGGTGATGTCTTTAAGTAATGTTAAATCTCTAACTGGGCGAGCAGAACAATTGCATCATTTAAGTTCCCATCGACAAAATTATGATGCGGTTTTAGTGAGAGCTGTGGGCAATGCAGATTTGTGCACTCAGTACTCTATACCCTTTCTGAAAAAAGGAGGCGTGATAATTCTCTACCGGGGGCAGTGGTCAGGTGCGGAACAAATAAGCCTTGAACATACTTGTAAATCTCTACGAGCTAAAATTACATACCTAGATCAGTTTTTGACACCATTAAGCCTCAGTATGCGTAACTGCATTCACATTTCTTTAATTTAA
- the proB gene encoding glutamate 5-kinase has protein sequence MQTLVIKIGTSSLTQPSSGDIHISAIAALVEVVVKLQRDGYRVVLVSSGAVGIGCARLGIKEKPSKISLKQAIAAVGQGRLMGIYDDFFGLFNQPVAQVLLTRANLIQRQHYINVYSTFQELLELGVVPIVNENDTVAVEELKFGDNDTLSALVASIIEADWLFLLTDVDRLYSANPRLDPDAIPIMTVNHQELWNLDIDTSSGNANQNSNQNGSQNSSQWGTGGMATKLSAAKIAAIAGVKTVICKGSEPQSIIKILGGENLGTQFEPQPRTVNARKRWIAYAMIPMGKLVLDEGAVKAVLTKGRSLLPAGIIDVLGNFEAQQAVSLCDRSGKEIARGLTNYTSAEIQQIQGQQSEDISRILGFEGADTIVHRDNLVLMEGNAD, from the coding sequence ATGCAGACTTTAGTAATTAAAATTGGCACTTCTAGCCTTACACAGCCTAGTTCAGGAGATATTCATATTAGTGCGATCGCCGCCCTAGTCGAAGTAGTGGTAAAACTGCAACGGGATGGGTATCGGGTGGTTTTAGTGTCTTCGGGTGCTGTTGGCATTGGTTGTGCCAGATTGGGGATCAAAGAAAAACCCAGTAAAATTTCCCTCAAACAGGCGATCGCTGCAGTGGGACAGGGCAGACTCATGGGCATTTATGATGACTTTTTTGGTTTGTTTAACCAGCCTGTGGCTCAGGTTTTGCTTACTCGTGCCAACTTAATCCAAAGGCAACACTATATTAATGTCTATTCTACATTTCAAGAGTTATTAGAGTTAGGCGTAGTTCCGATTGTGAATGAGAACGATACGGTGGCTGTGGAGGAATTAAAGTTTGGCGATAATGATACACTCTCGGCTTTAGTGGCAAGTATTATCGAGGCTGATTGGTTATTTTTACTCACAGATGTAGATCGTTTATATTCTGCTAATCCACGTCTTGATCCTGATGCCATCCCAATTATGACAGTTAATCATCAAGAACTATGGAATCTGGATATAGATACTAGTTCAGGTAATGCCAATCAAAATTCTAATCAAAATGGCAGTCAAAACTCTAGCCAATGGGGAACCGGGGGCATGGCAACAAAACTCTCTGCGGCGAAAATTGCGGCGATCGCAGGCGTAAAAACCGTAATTTGTAAAGGTAGCGAACCCCAAAGCATTATCAAAATCCTCGGTGGCGAAAATTTAGGTACCCAATTTGAACCACAACCTCGCACCGTAAATGCCCGTAAACGTTGGATTGCCTATGCCATGATCCCTATGGGCAAATTAGTTTTAGATGAAGGAGCGGTTAAGGCAGTTTTAACTAAGGGGCGATCGCTTCTACCTGCAGGAATTATTGATGTTTTAGGTAATTTTGAAGCACAACAGGCGGTGAGTTTATGCGATCGCAGTGGCAAAGAAATTGCCCGTGGGTTAACTAATTATACTAGTGCTGAAATTCAACAAATCCAAGGACAGCAATCAGAGGATATTTCCCGAATTTTAGGTTTTGAAGGGGCAGATACAATTGTGCATCGGGATAATTTAGTGTTAATGGAAGGAAATGCGGATTAA
- a CDS encoding peroxiredoxin has protein sequence MTSYRNTLSLIWISIVSFLCFSLLFTAPVYAIGGKLPDLNQPAPAFSLPTSTGSKTIALADLRGKWVVAYFYPKDFTSGCTLEAKRFQQDLDQYEALNTQILGISADSVDSHAEFCESEGLKFPLLADDDGTASRAYGSWIGFLSMRHTFIIDPDGILRERFVKVSPSIHSQQVLTKLRELQQST, from the coding sequence ATGACTAGTTATAGAAATACCCTAAGTTTGATTTGGATTAGCATAGTGAGTTTCCTATGTTTTAGTTTACTCTTTACTGCTCCTGTCTATGCCATTGGTGGCAAGTTACCCGACCTAAATCAACCTGCTCCTGCGTTTAGCTTACCAACCAGTACAGGCAGCAAGACGATCGCTCTAGCAGACCTAAGGGGTAAATGGGTAGTTGCCTATTTCTATCCCAAGGACTTTACGTCGGGTTGTACCCTAGAGGCAAAAAGATTTCAGCAAGACCTAGACCAATATGAAGCTTTAAATACTCAAATCCTTGGCATTAGTGCTGATTCCGTTGATTCCCATGCCGAGTTTTGCGAGTCGGAGGGTTTAAAGTTTCCGCTTCTTGCCGATGATGATGGAACTGCCAGCCGTGCCTATGGCTCTTGGATCGGTTTTTTATCAATGCGTCATACATTTATTATTGATCCTGATGGTATTTTGCGGGAACGATTTGTCAAAGTCAGTCCTAGCATCCATAGCCAGCAAGTATTAACTAAATTGCGGGAATTACAGCAATCCACTTAA
- a CDS encoding ABC transporter ATP-binding protein produces the protein MQLQPQNIQELTNQSSLIASPKLEVKNLFKSYQGNNKQKLVILQDINFQIFSHEFICLLGTSGCGKSTLLNIIAGLLPPSSGQVIVDQQIVTGRPGSDRGMVFQGYTLYPWLTVAQNVAFGLQFQKMSKAERRERVSYFLNVVGLLNFANNYPKQLSGGMKQRVAIARALANEPAVLLMDEPFGALDAQTKEQMQQFLLELWKQTHVTVLMITHDVEEAIYLSQRIYVMSASPGQIKAEVNIPLPENRELDIKLSTDFVEIKRRVINLLRRDSLSTLVEE, from the coding sequence ATGCAACTGCAACCTCAGAATATTCAAGAATTGACGAATCAATCTTCATTGATTGCCAGTCCTAAGCTAGAGGTCAAAAATCTGTTTAAGTCCTACCAAGGTAACAATAAACAAAAGTTAGTTATTCTTCAAGACATTAACTTCCAAATTTTCTCCCATGAATTCATCTGCCTTCTAGGGACGTCAGGCTGTGGAAAATCGACCCTGCTGAATATTATTGCGGGACTTTTACCACCATCTTCTGGGCAAGTAATAGTCGATCAACAAATTGTGACTGGCAGACCGGGGTCGGATCGTGGCATGGTTTTTCAAGGCTATACCCTTTACCCTTGGCTGACCGTAGCCCAAAATGTCGCTTTCGGGTTGCAGTTTCAAAAAATGTCTAAGGCGGAAAGGCGCGAACGAGTGTCTTATTTCTTGAATGTGGTGGGGCTATTAAATTTTGCTAATAACTATCCTAAGCAACTATCGGGAGGGATGAAACAAAGAGTAGCGATCGCTCGGGCTTTAGCAAATGAACCCGCAGTACTTTTGATGGATGAGCCATTTGGGGCATTGGATGCTCAAACTAAAGAACAAATGCAGCAGTTTTTACTCGAACTGTGGAAACAAACCCATGTAACTGTACTGATGATTACCCATGATGTCGAAGAAGCAATTTATCTATCCCAACGTATTTATGTGATGAGTGCTTCTCCCGGACAAATTAAAGCAGAGGTGAATATTCCACTTCCAGAAAATCGTGAACTTGATATTAAGCTTTCCACGGATTTCGTTGAGATTAAACGACGGGTCATAAACCTATTGCGAAGAGACTCTCTCAGTACTTTAGTTGAGGAATAA